In Treponema primitia ZAS-1, a single window of DNA contains:
- a CDS encoding ABC transporter permease, which translates to MKLNIKGIITNLTPGKAKGEAARHARRAYRQKPFSFSQTVFIAALIFLFLPLLVLIVYSFNESKGMGWTGFSMVWYEQLFLHSRDLWRAFWNSILIAITSAGTATVFGTLGAVGVNWYRFRLRNYVQAISFLPMILPEVIIGVSLSLFFAGIKLKLGLLTIFIAHTTFNLPFVFLMVMARLDEFDFSIIEAAHDLGANEQQTFLKVTVPICMPGIVSGFLTAVTISLEDFVITYFVAGPGSTTLPLYIYSAIRFGVSPVINALSVVMILGTVALTYLLRNFLKYIAAK; encoded by the coding sequence TTGAAGCTTAACATCAAGGGCATCATCACCAACCTCACCCCCGGAAAAGCCAAGGGTGAAGCGGCGCGCCACGCCCGGCGGGCCTACCGGCAAAAACCATTTTCCTTTTCCCAAACCGTTTTTATCGCCGCCCTGATCTTCCTCTTTCTCCCCCTGCTGGTATTAATCGTCTACTCATTCAACGAATCCAAGGGCATGGGCTGGACCGGCTTCTCCATGGTCTGGTATGAACAGCTCTTCCTCCATTCCCGGGACCTTTGGCGGGCTTTCTGGAACAGTATCCTTATCGCCATTACTTCGGCGGGAACTGCCACGGTTTTTGGAACCCTGGGCGCCGTGGGGGTCAACTGGTACCGGTTCCGGCTGCGGAACTATGTTCAGGCCATATCCTTCCTCCCCATGATCCTGCCGGAGGTCATCATCGGTGTTTCCCTGTCCCTCTTTTTTGCGGGAATAAAACTAAAGCTTGGATTACTCACCATATTTATCGCCCATACCACCTTTAACCTGCCCTTTGTATTTCTCATGGTAATGGCCCGGCTGGATGAATTTGACTTTTCCATTATCGAAGCCGCCCACGATCTGGGAGCCAATGAACAGCAAACTTTCCTCAAGGTAACGGTGCCCATCTGTATGCCCGGTATTGTCTCCGGCTTTCTGACAGCCGTTACTATTTCCCTCGAAGACTTTGTCATCACCTACTTTGTCGCGGGGCCCGGTTCAACAACACTGCCGCTGTATATATACTCGGCAATCCGTTTCGGCGTATCTCCGGTTATCAACGCCCTTTCGGTGGTGATGATCCTGGGAACCGTAGCCCTTACCTATCTGCTCAGGAACTTCCTGAAATATATCGCCGCAAAATAA
- a CDS encoding ABC transporter permease subunit: protein MSANSSIRRHYGLFYSAPMTVWFTAFFLAPLLIIVLYSFLRKGLYGGVTMGQFTLDAYRNLSNPSFVIITIRTLVTALIATFITILIALPCGYFMARSKNQTFLLLLIIIPFWTNFLIRVFAWMNILGNNGFLNDLLIRIGLIDNYIQFLYNQGSVILVLVYMYLPYAILPLFSTIDKFDFSLLEAARDLGATKPQSMFRVLLPNIRSGLYTAVLFTFIPIFGAYAVPLLVGGKDSYMLGNVIADQLTKARNWPLASAISMVLTVITTAGVLIMMNLQKKDANRTVDLKAKGAGN from the coding sequence GTGAGCGCCAATTCTTCCATCAGGCGTCATTACGGCCTATTCTACTCAGCGCCCATGACCGTCTGGTTTACCGCATTTTTTCTGGCGCCCCTGTTAATTATTGTACTCTACAGTTTTTTGCGGAAAGGTCTCTACGGCGGCGTGACCATGGGGCAGTTTACCCTGGACGCCTACAGAAATCTCAGTAATCCCAGCTTTGTAATTATCACCATCCGTACCCTTGTTACCGCATTGATTGCTACTTTTATTACCATCCTTATCGCTCTGCCCTGCGGCTACTTCATGGCAAGGAGCAAAAACCAGACCTTCCTGCTCCTCCTAATAATCATCCCCTTCTGGACAAACTTTCTTATCCGGGTATTCGCCTGGATGAATATCCTGGGAAACAACGGCTTTCTGAATGATCTGCTCATACGGATAGGGCTTATCGATAATTATATTCAATTTCTGTACAACCAGGGGTCGGTAATATTGGTGCTGGTCTATATGTATCTGCCCTACGCCATACTGCCCCTCTTTTCCACCATTGATAAATTCGATTTTTCCCTTCTGGAGGCTGCCCGGGATCTGGGGGCCACCAAGCCCCAGTCCATGTTCAGGGTACTCCTCCCCAATATCCGCAGCGGCCTCTATACGGCAGTACTCTTTACCTTTATTCCCATCTTCGGCGCCTATGCGGTGCCCCTCCTGGTGGGCGGCAAGGATTCCTATATGCTGGGTAACGTTATTGCGGACCAGCTTACCAAAGCCCGGAACTGGCCCCTGGCCTCGGCGATCTCCATGGTGCTCACGGTGATCACCACCGCGGGGGTCCTGATCATGATGAACCTCCAGAAAAAAGACGCCAATAGAACCGTGGATTTGAAAGCCAAGGGAGCCGGGAATTGA
- a CDS encoding ABC transporter ATP-binding protein — translation MKGSDVVIEGVSKLFGDFKALNSVSLEIKKGEFFSLLGPSGCGKTTLLRIIAGFESPDTGVVTFDGADVLPLPPNQRQANTVFQNYALFPHLSVFENVAFPLRIKQAGKSEIDQKVNEYLKLVQLEAHANKKPNQLSGGQKQRVAIARALINEPRVLLLDEPLSALDAKLRQHMLIELDQIHDKIGITFIYVTHDQQEALSVSDRIAVMNQGNVLQVGTPHEIYESPATGFVAKFIGETNLFDGEIISAAPIQKAEGEYMVELNIPDLGRIKVTTVDEFKPGQQVSFTIRPEKVLISKEKPTTTREDINLFQGFVEEPIYSGFQTKFYVKVKDKFLVRVIKQHAKYSDEGPDIVWKDSVYLSWSAHDGYIVGVKES, via the coding sequence TTGAAAGGGAGCGATGTGGTTATCGAAGGTGTTTCCAAGCTCTTCGGTGATTTTAAGGCATTAAATAGTGTCAGTTTGGAAATCAAAAAAGGGGAGTTTTTCTCCCTCCTTGGGCCTTCGGGGTGCGGAAAAACCACACTCCTCCGTATTATTGCCGGGTTTGAAAGCCCTGATACCGGGGTAGTTACCTTTGACGGCGCCGATGTGCTGCCCCTGCCTCCAAACCAGCGGCAGGCAAATACGGTTTTTCAGAACTACGCCCTTTTCCCCCATCTTTCGGTGTTTGAGAACGTAGCTTTTCCTCTTCGTATCAAACAGGCAGGGAAATCTGAAATAGACCAAAAGGTCAATGAATACCTCAAGCTAGTCCAGTTGGAGGCCCATGCCAACAAGAAGCCTAACCAGCTTTCCGGGGGCCAGAAACAGCGGGTGGCCATAGCCCGGGCACTGATCAACGAACCCCGGGTACTTCTCCTGGACGAGCCCCTTTCGGCTCTGGACGCCAAACTGCGGCAGCACATGCTCATCGAACTGGATCAGATCCACGACAAAATTGGAATCACCTTCATATATGTTACCCATGATCAGCAGGAGGCTCTTTCGGTTTCGGACCGTATCGCGGTGATGAACCAGGGGAACGTCCTGCAGGTAGGTACCCCCCACGAAATCTACGAAAGCCCGGCCACGGGCTTTGTGGCTAAGTTTATCGGGGAAACCAACCTCTTTGACGGGGAGATAATTTCCGCCGCGCCCATCCAAAAGGCGGAGGGTGAATATATGGTGGAACTTAATATCCCCGATCTCGGCAGGATCAAGGTGACCACCGTGGATGAGTTTAAGCCCGGCCAGCAGGTAAGCTTTACCATCCGTCCGGAAAAGGTGCTCATCTCAAAGGAAAAGCCCACCACCACCCGGGAGGACATCAACCTTTTTCAGGGCTTTGTGGAGGAACCCATCTACTCGGGTTTTCAGACAAAGTTCTATGTAAAGGTAAAGGACAAATTCCTTGTCAGGGTGATTAAACAGCACGCCAAATATTCTGACGAAGGTCCCGATATTGTCTGGAAAGATTCGGTGTATCTGTCCTGGAGCGCCCATGACGGATACATAGTCGGGGTCAAAGAATCGTGA
- a CDS encoding EamA family transporter — protein MWILYALLSALFAALTSILAKIGIENINSNLAVAIRTVVVLILSWGIVFLTGKQQDLTNLGHKNLLFLVLSGIATGLSWLCYYRALQIGEASKVIPIDKFSVVIGMVLAFIILKETLTIKTIIGGVLITIGTFVLIL, from the coding sequence ATGTGGATCCTATACGCCCTGTTATCCGCCCTTTTTGCGGCTTTAACTTCGATATTGGCCAAAATAGGCATAGAAAATATCAACTCAAATTTGGCCGTGGCGATACGTACGGTGGTGGTATTGATCCTCTCCTGGGGCATTGTATTTTTAACCGGAAAACAGCAGGATCTTACGAATCTGGGGCACAAGAACCTGCTTTTTCTGGTTCTTTCCGGCATTGCCACCGGCCTATCCTGGCTCTGCTATTACCGGGCTCTTCAGATTGGCGAGGCCTCAAAGGTAATCCCCATTGATAAGTTCAGTGTGGTCATCGGTATGGTTCTGGCCTTTATTATACTAAAGGAAACCCTTACGATTAAAACAATTATCGGCGGGGTTCTAATCACCATTGGTACCTTTGTTTTGATCCTGTAG
- a CDS encoding M20 family metallo-hydrolase — MKEKIFSFIDNSTALAVELETELTKRPAISPESGGEGELDKCLFLADWLKAQGITQLERYDAPDKRAKGGVRPNLIATIPGKADSSRLWIMSHIDVVPPGEASLWKSDPWTVIQKDNGDSKGLRLIGRGVEDNQQGLTASVVAALALVKQGIVPAHTVKLLFAADEENGSAYGVDWLIKKVPELFRKDDMILIPDGGDPKGETIEIAEKNLIWARFSTIGAQAHGSRPDQGINAHLAGAELAVQLHEGLSKKFSDHDPLFEPDYSTFQPTKKESNVPNINTIPGDDVFCMDMRILPRYPAKTVLAEIDRIKAEIEAKHGVKISYTLPQCQESKPTSPDAPLVKLLAKVVKEVYQVATRPIGIGGGTVGAYLRNAGIDSVVWSRMDDTAHQPNEYTLVNNILGDAKVMALLMLRE, encoded by the coding sequence ATGAAAGAAAAGATTTTTAGTTTTATTGATAATAGTACTGCCCTGGCTGTGGAGTTGGAGACGGAATTAACCAAGCGGCCCGCCATATCCCCGGAATCTGGGGGGGAAGGGGAACTGGACAAGTGCCTGTTTCTGGCGGACTGGCTAAAAGCCCAGGGCATCACCCAGCTGGAACGCTACGATGCCCCGGACAAGCGGGCCAAGGGCGGTGTACGGCCCAATCTGATCGCCACCATCCCCGGTAAAGCCGACTCTTCCCGCTTATGGATCATGAGCCACATAGACGTGGTACCCCCTGGGGAGGCATCCCTCTGGAAAAGCGATCCCTGGACGGTGATCCAAAAAGACAATGGCGACAGCAAGGGATTACGGCTCATAGGCCGGGGGGTGGAGGATAACCAACAGGGGCTCACCGCATCGGTGGTGGCGGCCCTGGCTTTGGTTAAGCAGGGCATAGTCCCAGCCCACACAGTAAAACTGCTCTTCGCTGCGGACGAAGAGAACGGCAGTGCCTACGGAGTAGACTGGCTTATCAAGAAGGTCCCGGAACTATTCCGTAAGGACGATATGATACTCATCCCCGACGGCGGTGACCCCAAGGGGGAAACCATAGAGATTGCGGAGAAGAACCTTATCTGGGCACGGTTCAGCACCATTGGCGCCCAGGCCCACGGCTCCAGGCCTGACCAGGGCATAAACGCCCATCTTGCCGGGGCGGAACTGGCGGTGCAGCTCCACGAGGGCCTTTCCAAAAAGTTCTCCGACCACGACCCCCTCTTTGAGCCGGACTACTCTACCTTCCAGCCCACCAAAAAAGAGTCCAATGTCCCCAACATCAATACTATTCCCGGTGATGACGTGTTCTGCATGGATATGCGTATCCTCCCCCGGTATCCCGCCAAAACGGTGCTGGCGGAAATCGATCGTATCAAGGCGGAGATAGAAGCCAAACACGGAGTCAAAATCAGCTATACCCTTCCCCAGTGCCAAGAGTCAAAACCCACCTCCCCCGATGCGCCTCTGGTAAAACTTCTCGCGAAGGTTGTCAAGGAGGTGTACCAGGTTGCAACCCGGCCCATCGGCATTGGCGGCGGCACCGTAGGGGCCTATCTCCGCAACGCCGGTATCGATTCGGTGGTGTGGAGCCGCATGGACGACACCGCCCACCAGCCCAACGAGTACACCCTGGTGAACAACATCCTTGGGGACGCCAAGGTGATGGCGCTGCTCATGCTTAGGGAGTAG
- the galE gene encoding UDP-glucose 4-epimerase GalE, which translates to MKILIVGGAGYIGSHVAREFLDRGHKVTVFDNLSSGLRGNLLNEAEFIHGDILDYTSLSRAAKGGFDAVVHLAAFKAVGESMVKPEKYSVNNINGTVNILNAAVEGGIKNFVFSSSAAVFGQPEYLPIDEKHPTNPESYYGFTKLEIERFLGWYDTLKGIRFAALRYFNAAGYDVKGRITGLESNPANLIPVIMEAACGTRKEVQIFGNDYDTPDGTGVRDYVHVSDLAAAHAAALDYTSKNDKSITVNLGSETGISVLEIIEASRRITGKPIPAKIVGRRAGDPAKLTATSKLAHELLNWTAKYSDLETLIKTSWNAYQKNLS; encoded by the coding sequence TTGAAAATATTGATCGTCGGCGGCGCCGGGTATATCGGCAGCCATGTTGCCCGGGAATTTCTGGACCGGGGCCATAAAGTTACGGTTTTCGACAACCTCTCCAGCGGCCTCCGGGGGAATCTCCTAAACGAAGCAGAATTCATCCACGGGGACATTCTGGACTATACCAGCCTGTCCCGGGCTGCCAAGGGAGGCTTTGACGCAGTGGTCCATCTGGCGGCTTTTAAGGCCGTGGGGGAATCCATGGTAAAGCCCGAGAAATACTCGGTGAATAATATAAACGGTACCGTCAATATTCTGAACGCCGCCGTGGAAGGGGGAATTAAAAACTTCGTCTTTTCCTCCAGCGCCGCGGTTTTTGGTCAGCCGGAATATCTCCCTATTGATGAAAAACACCCCACCAATCCGGAAAGCTACTACGGCTTCACCAAGCTGGAAATTGAGCGCTTCCTAGGCTGGTACGATACACTCAAGGGGATACGTTTCGCCGCCCTCCGGTACTTCAACGCCGCGGGCTACGATGTCAAAGGCAGGATCACCGGTCTGGAGAGCAACCCCGCAAACCTCATCCCGGTTATTATGGAAGCCGCCTGTGGTACCAGGAAGGAAGTGCAGATTTTTGGGAATGACTACGATACCCCGGACGGTACCGGAGTACGGGACTATGTTCACGTGAGCGACCTTGCCGCGGCCCATGCGGCGGCCCTGGACTACACCAGCAAAAATGACAAAAGCATCACCGTAAACCTGGGAAGCGAAACCGGCATTTCGGTACTGGAGATTATCGAGGCCTCCCGGCGTATCACCGGCAAGCCTATCCCCGCAAAAATCGTGGGCCGCCGCGCTGGGGACCCCGCCAAACTTACCGCCACATCCAAGCTGGCCCACGAACTTTTAAACTGGACTGCAAAGTATTCGGACCTGGAAACCCTGATCAAAACCAGCTGGAATGCGTATCAAAAGAATTTGTCCTAG
- a CDS encoding DMT family transporter → MDNTKKGLLLTHIAVFLFGLAGLFAKLIHQSAGIIVLGRVLFSSIFLLIFIKVKKYSLKLETKKECLLIVLAGAILALHWTAFTQSVQVSTMAIGTLTMATFPLFVSFLEPLFFHEKLRPINIIYAVIVIIGILFIVPEFELQNKATQGILWGLMASISYAVISLLNRVFSNKYPGMVVSFYEQTAAIIVLLPQLFFNKIVLSSSDIIFLLILALVFTATSHSLFIEGFKYIKVQTAGILTGLEPVYGIIAAFLLFHEKPGIKELVGGVIILSVVLYSTVRQGKKKA, encoded by the coding sequence ATGGATAACACAAAAAAAGGCCTGCTCCTAACCCATATTGCGGTGTTCCTATTCGGTTTGGCAGGATTATTTGCTAAGCTTATACATCAGAGCGCAGGTATCATCGTGCTTGGCCGGGTGCTTTTTTCTTCGATTTTTTTGCTTATTTTTATTAAGGTAAAAAAATACAGCCTTAAACTTGAAACTAAAAAAGAATGCCTCCTCATTGTTCTGGCGGGGGCGATCCTGGCTTTGCACTGGACAGCCTTTACCCAGTCGGTACAGGTTTCTACCATGGCCATAGGAACCCTGACCATGGCTACATTTCCCTTATTTGTGTCCTTCCTGGAACCTCTGTTTTTTCACGAAAAATTGCGGCCGATAAATATTATATATGCAGTTATTGTGATAATAGGAATATTGTTTATTGTTCCGGAATTTGAATTACAAAACAAGGCAACTCAGGGCATACTCTGGGGCCTAATGGCCAGTATAAGCTATGCGGTTATTTCCCTGTTGAACCGCGTATTTTCAAATAAGTATCCCGGGATGGTAGTTTCTTTTTATGAGCAAACCGCCGCTATAATAGTATTACTGCCGCAACTATTCTTTAATAAAATTGTTTTATCATCCAGTGATATTATCTTCCTGCTGATCCTCGCCCTTGTGTTTACCGCAACGTCCCATTCGTTGTTCATCGAAGGTTTTAAATATATCAAGGTACAAACCGCCGGAATACTTACCGGGCTTGAACCGGTGTACGGAATAATTGCCGCCTTTCTGCTGTTCCACGAAAAGCCGGGGATAAAAGAGCTTGTTGGCGGTGTAATAATACTGAGCGTAGTGCTGTATTCGACGGTGAGACAGGGGAAAAAGAAAGCCTAA
- a CDS encoding ABC-F family ATP-binding cassette domain-containing protein: MAFVQFTRVSLAFADRDILKEVGLNLASGSRAALAGANGSGKSTLMKVIAGKLAADSGERAVQKGCRISYLPQSGIVHRGSTLREEAETAYAEITALMDEMETIGRALESATTDDSRTAALLDEHHRLHELVENSGYYHRDQSIAMVLSGLGFSLDDLDRPTEEFSGGWQMRIALAKVLLEAPDILLLDEPTNYLDIEARSWLEQWLRSFTGGYLLVSHDRYFLDVTVNEVYELFQGQLKRYAGNYTAYEQVRQTELDSLLKRYAAQQEEIAKAEDLIRRFRYKATKAAMVQERIKKLEKMERIEIPESLKKISISFPKPPHSGRIAMTLEGIGKNYGTRPVIGGLDLILEAGEKLVVVGRNGAGKTTLLRILAGADQNFTGKISYGAGIQPGYFSQDAAETMTGSQQVLEYLEKEAPTELIPRVRDMLGAFLFRGDDVYKSISVLSGGEKSRLALLRMLLKPMNLLILDEPTNHLDLQSKDILLDTLKGYNGTIIFVSHDRAFMEALSTKTLELSARGPEQAAAARLFYGDYGYYLDRIVRETAGGLAGNDTTADDDKPKKSAPDEAALPAAESPAETVPAPLPRTVLIKAGSAEAPLGAAAHRELSKQRQSLTRRLEREEEEILKVLEALEAEKTALETELAQPAVYSSGEKARTVKARLDGVTAELEGKNREWEAKAAELERAAAE, translated from the coding sequence ATGGCCTTTGTTCAGTTTACCCGGGTCTCCCTGGCCTTTGCCGACAGGGACATTCTGAAGGAGGTGGGCCTCAACCTGGCTTCGGGTTCCCGGGCAGCCCTTGCGGGGGCCAACGGTTCCGGCAAGTCCACCCTGATGAAGGTTATCGCGGGGAAGCTCGCCGCCGATTCCGGTGAGCGGGCGGTCCAAAAGGGCTGCCGTATCTCCTACCTGCCCCAGTCGGGGATAGTCCACCGGGGCTCCACCCTGCGGGAAGAGGCGGAGACCGCCTACGCTGAAATTACTGCCTTGATGGACGAAATGGAAACCATAGGCCGGGCTCTGGAAAGCGCCACCACCGATGACAGCCGTACCGCAGCGCTTCTGGATGAGCATCACCGTCTCCACGAGCTGGTAGAAAATTCCGGTTACTACCACCGGGACCAGAGCATCGCCATGGTCCTTTCCGGCCTGGGTTTCTCCCTTGATGATCTGGACCGGCCGACCGAGGAATTTTCCGGAGGTTGGCAGATGCGTATCGCCCTGGCAAAGGTACTCCTGGAAGCGCCGGATATACTGCTCCTGGACGAACCCACCAATTACCTGGACATTGAGGCCCGTTCCTGGCTTGAACAGTGGCTGCGCAGTTTTACCGGCGGCTACCTCCTGGTATCCCACGACCGCTACTTCCTGGACGTCACCGTTAACGAGGTCTACGAACTCTTCCAGGGCCAGCTTAAACGGTACGCCGGTAACTATACTGCCTACGAGCAGGTCCGCCAGACCGAACTGGACAGCCTGCTCAAACGCTACGCCGCCCAGCAGGAGGAGATCGCCAAGGCAGAAGATCTGATCCGCCGCTTCCGTTACAAGGCTACCAAGGCTGCCATGGTTCAGGAGCGGATCAAAAAGCTCGAAAAGATGGAACGCATAGAGATCCCCGAATCTCTCAAAAAAATCAGCATCAGTTTTCCTAAGCCCCCCCACTCAGGCCGCATAGCCATGACCCTTGAAGGCATCGGGAAAAACTACGGTACCAGGCCGGTCATCGGCGGCCTGGACCTGATTCTGGAGGCGGGCGAAAAGCTCGTGGTGGTAGGCCGTAACGGCGCGGGAAAAACAACATTACTGCGCATCCTCGCCGGGGCGGACCAAAATTTTACGGGAAAGATAAGCTATGGCGCGGGCATACAGCCGGGCTACTTTTCCCAGGATGCCGCAGAAACTATGACCGGTTCACAGCAGGTCCTGGAGTACCTGGAAAAAGAGGCGCCCACGGAACTTATCCCCCGGGTACGGGACATGCTGGGGGCTTTCCTCTTCCGGGGGGACGATGTGTATAAGTCCATCTCGGTTCTGTCCGGAGGCGAAAAAAGCCGCCTGGCCCTGCTCAGGATGCTCCTCAAGCCCATGAACCTCCTGATCCTGGACGAGCCTACCAACCACCTGGACCTCCAGTCAAAGGACATACTCCTGGACACCCTCAAGGGCTATAACGGAACCATCATCTTTGTGTCCCACGACCGGGCCTTTATGGAAGCCCTGTCCACCAAAACCCTGGAACTATCCGCCCGGGGTCCGGAACAAGCGGCGGCGGCCCGGCTTTTCTACGGTGACTACGGCTACTACCTGGACCGGATCGTGCGGGAAACTGCCGGCGGCCTTGCCGGCAATGATACTACTGCGGACGATGATAAACCGAAAAAATCCGCCCCTGATGAAGCTGCCCTGCCTGCAGCGGAGTCCCCGGCGGAAACCGTTCCGGCGCCCCTGCCCAGAACCGTGCTGATCAAAGCCGGGTCCGCCGAAGCGCCCCTTGGAGCGGCCGCCCATCGGGAGTTGTCAAAACAACGGCAGTCCCTTACCCGGCGGCTGGAACGGGAGGAAGAGGAAATCCTCAAAGTACTGGAAGCACTGGAAGCGGAGAAGACCGCCCTGGAAACAGAACTGGCTCAACCGGCGGTCTACAGCAGCGGCGAAAAGGCCCGGACGGTAAAAGCCCGGCTGGATGGGGTAACAGCGGAACTGGAAGGAAAGAACCGGGAATGGGAAGCAAAGGCGGCAGAACTGGAACGAGCCGCGGCTGAATAG
- a CDS encoding SH3 domain-containing protein → MGLSFFIFFILASVSLSSCSRLLGWGVLLWSTEDPAIPSGTVLPVYIRSNIDHVWVVGIPDAYRKADQETNKFEIPLWQLELSGGKKAARMRAAEFSEYARLYAETAQDGLPIRDDPDNSARRVYRLRMGQIIKILTKAQGNPAISATGDPLPGDWFRVLTEDGAVGYCFSYRLKLFEHTGGALALTQAAPAVEKEDPDLDMLLSQSWYPDWYGTMISSRQIDLEDLEKQWCFSPSPDTGIAHIYLPTVDLSFSYTGIQGAGSRSWRFEGAPLQMHLQSDTTLTVQYTENGGALKSAIFVSLPMELEDLIVQETERREALFQNLYALGPAFQSTNYGNLSFSGNGRFTWTGNNILIPQIIPASALGSGSVSMGLFLGRDLEERYTGAFTLRFDGISSSGITVNFMYTLDDQGLRIEYVPPDNLEGVTVTRRAAAPTVIYFFKTDRPQTAAPIQAANPLEF, encoded by the coding sequence ATGGGCTTATCGTTTTTCATCTTTTTTATTCTTGCAAGCGTATCGCTGAGTTCCTGTTCCCGGCTTTTGGGTTGGGGGGTACTGCTCTGGTCCACGGAGGATCCCGCCATCCCTTCGGGGACGGTTCTGCCGGTGTATATCAGGTCAAACATAGACCATGTATGGGTGGTAGGAATCCCCGATGCCTATAGAAAAGCGGATCAGGAAACGAATAAGTTTGAAATACCCCTCTGGCAGCTTGAGTTGAGCGGCGGGAAAAAAGCAGCGCGGATGCGGGCGGCGGAGTTTTCTGAATACGCCCGGCTCTATGCCGAGACCGCCCAGGACGGTCTGCCAATTCGAGACGATCCGGATAACAGCGCCCGGCGGGTTTACCGTTTGAGGATGGGACAGATCATCAAGATACTTACCAAGGCCCAGGGAAATCCCGCCATAAGCGCTACCGGGGATCCCCTTCCGGGTGATTGGTTCCGGGTTCTCACCGAAGATGGCGCCGTGGGGTATTGCTTCTCCTACCGGCTTAAACTCTTTGAACATACCGGTGGCGCCCTGGCGCTTACCCAGGCAGCGCCTGCGGTGGAGAAGGAAGATCCGGATCTGGATATGCTTCTGTCCCAGTCCTGGTATCCGGACTGGTACGGAACTATGATTTCCTCAAGGCAGATCGACCTGGAGGATCTGGAAAAACAGTGGTGCTTTAGTCCGTCTCCCGATACGGGGATTGCCCACATTTACCTGCCCACGGTGGATCTGAGTTTTTCTTATACGGGAATACAGGGCGCCGGAAGCCGTTCCTGGCGTTTCGAGGGGGCACCCCTCCAGATGCACCTCCAGTCGGATACCACCTTGACCGTACAGTACACTGAAAACGGCGGCGCTCTAAAGTCGGCCATTTTTGTATCTCTCCCCATGGAATTGGAAGATCTTATTGTTCAGGAAACGGAACGGCGGGAAGCGCTGTTTCAGAATCTCTACGCCCTGGGGCCGGCATTCCAGAGTACCAACTATGGGAACCTAAGCTTTTCCGGAAACGGAAGATTCACCTGGACCGGCAACAATATCCTCATACCCCAAATTATTCCCGCCTCTGCCTTGGGCAGCGGTTCCGTCAGCATGGGGTTGTTCCTGGGCCGTGACCTGGAGGAACGATATACCGGCGCCTTTACCCTGCGCTTTGACGGGATTAGCAGTTCCGGTATAACGGTGAATTTTATGTACACCCTGGATGATCAGGGTCTCCGGATCGAATATGTTCCCCCGGATAATCTGGAAGGGGTCACGGTGACGCGCCGGGCGGCGGCCCCCACGGTGATTTACTTCTTTAAGACCGATCGTCCCCAAACGGCTGCCCCTATTCAAGCCGCAAATCCCCTGGAGTTCTGA